The Solea senegalensis isolate Sse05_10M linkage group LG12, IFAPA_SoseM_1, whole genome shotgun sequence DNA segment AAGTGACAGCAAACTATTTTACTTACtacttttttaatgtcttaaatGTGTGACATTGCAGGAAAAATTAAATGTGAAGGAGAGTCAGTGCTATTCACCAGGGGACCAGCCCTGTTGGTCTCACCTGCCACTACAGTGAGCGTCAGCTGGTGTTTGTGATCATTGAACCAGCCCGGTATTTCCACACGGCAGCCGTACATCCCTGAGTCGCTCTCTACAACCTGCGTGATGGTCAGCGATACGTCTCCCTCATCAAGATTACCACTGAGCAGGTAGCGGTCCGACAGTTTGCCGGACACTGTTGTCCCATCAGACCTGATCACTTCACTGGCACAGCCACGGCTGGGGATGGCTCCACGGCCCCAGCACACCGAGAGCTTGCCGTACGTCTGAACATCATAGTTGCATATCAGAGTAACATCTGTGCCCACTGTGGCTATGATGGCCTCTGAAGACACACAACCTGAAGAGGTGGAAAGTCTCATTGttacattaaatacacacattttgacATGCCATCATTTGACCATCTTCCAGTGGACATTCAAATCTTACCTAAGAGGAGGCAAAGAAGTCTGCAACACAGAGAAAGGCGTCCGCTGCCCAAAGTGATCATTTTACAAACCTGAATCGATCCCTTCACCTGCTGAACGACACTAAACCAAACCGCGGCGGTTTCAGCTTTGAAATCTTTCCAAATCACATGGTGTCGTCGTCGATTTGCTCACACAAACAGTTTCTGCTGGGAGAAGAGGAGTTTTGAAACCGACTGTTTCCTATTTTGTGGTTTTAGTTCCGTAACCtagaaatgtttcattttgatGATTAGGCGTAATCAAGGTCATCAACACTGTCTTCACTACTCTCCTGTTGTTTGCTCTCTTTTTCGTGATAAAATTCAAGTTTATAATGTATCTCCTGGTTGTAGGAGCATTGCAGAGCATGCAGGAgtaaaatgagtaaataaaaaacaactcaatCGGGATTTAATTGGAATTATGAAAAGTAACTCTGATCTGAATATGAAGCGAAGCAAATTGCATTTTCTATCACGTGTGCACAAACTCAACATGGATTCTGATTCATTTCACATCCTCACAGTTAATGAAAGTTTACTCGGGGGACATGGAATATTTGCATGTTTCTCAGACTGCTGAGTAAACATTTAGTAACTTAGTAGTTTAGTGACCCAGCACAGGACTTCCTCTTTAATCACCCCCAAACGTAGTACAGCAAAATAAAACGTTGGTTGTTATCaatatttaattgttgtttttagattgatgttttagtttttgtcttAAAAAATCCATATGTAGTTTAGTGTGTACTTTACTTTTTGCTGTCATGTCATTCACATAATGATGTCAATATTTGGATTTGTTTCCCCCATCATTCAATAACATTTCTGTaatcacattttacacattgtgATAAGATGCCTTCACCTTTAAATGCAcccatcaataataataattaaaaaaaacatccgtCATGAGAGTTCACATGTTCACAAACAGGAACtggaagagaaacacagagcaacTTCCTTTGAATTAAATGTGAGAACTCTGTATTTCTGTAcaattatgtttatgtttgaaaaaaatcCCCTGTTCAGTTTTACAGGGGATGAGTGGTGGGTGGTGTCAAAGTATGCTAAGTGTATTATGTGAAGTATTCAGGGCTTTTGTGTGTCTTCTTGGGGTCAATGGACACATTTAATCTGCAATCTGAGAAGAGCTGGTCTCTATAAACTGCTTCTCctgagtatttgtttgttttgattgctTTTCTATAAAGTCAAGTCAAATATCAGAGTTTAAAGAAGCTaaggtcctgttagcataagtgttagcaaagatggcagacaccgtttacattctgggcatgaggtcccgtccccacACAAGTGGGTCTAAAACATGTCACTGGTggagtaacaaaaaaaaaagaaagaagatatttctcgactcaggggaaactgaggttgggaagcacaatttttcaaaaatactagccctattatAGTAATACTAAGCTAGTTTTTAgactccatgaggactactggtcctgacaaggtcaggtaacaaatacaagcacacacacacaagagtgaTTTGAATAAGGAGAGGCCAGAACACTCATGATAGGTTTGGGTAGTGAGTCTAAAGGCCAGATGGTGTGTAGGGGTGGAGCAGTTctgaaggtgaggaggagatGGGAAGCCAGTGCAGGTtctggaggtgtgtgtgggagtgtgtgtaaGTACGTTACTGAGGAGCTTTGCTGGTGAACTGTAGAGGCTGCTGTTCTTGCAGAGGTTCAATCAGGAAGTGATGAATGTGTGGATGAGTGACAGTGACGGCCAGAGGTGGGCACTATTTCTGAAGTGGAAGAAGGTGGATTTGGTGATGTTTCAAAAGTGGCTGTCAAAGATGACTCAGAGGCTGCAGGTCTGTGGTGAGGAGGTCAAGGTGGACTGAGTGAGGCAGAACCTGTGGCCAGATTTAGTCAGAGATCCAGGTAGATTAACAGATTTATTGTAGTTGAGTTGGGAGCAAGTTTACTTGCATCCAAGGCTATTTCTGAGAGGCAGTTAGTCTGGGTGGAGTGGGTTGTGGGGGTGATGGATTTAGTTGTGATGTAGATCTGGATATCATCACCACAGGACATGGCGGTGAATGATGTTGCTGATGGGGAAGACGTCAGGAATGAAAAGAAGAGGACCAAGTACAGAACCTTggaaatgaaaggaaaggagagaTATAATCTTAATCAGGAGAGAGCAGAGACGGTGATGTTGAGGAAGGATTTCAGATGGGAGGGAAGGATGTAGTGAGGTGTCCAGAGtcagaggacaggaggaggtcATTGGTAATTTTGCTGGTGCTGTGAGTCGTGGAATGTTTCAGACAGATCATAGGTGGAGAGGTGGGCTTTGATGTtggcaggagcagcagcacattCCAGGATTTCTGACAGAAGGGGGAGGTTGGGGATGGGCCGGAAGTTTTTTTTGATGGGTGTGACAGCAGCCAGTTTCAGTGAATGGGGTCAGATCCAGAACTGAGGGGAGGAGCTGATGATGACGATTTGTGTAATGAGAAACAAGATAGCTGTGAGACAGTGTTTGGTGAGGTTGGATGGCATGATGTCCAGGATGCAGGTGGAGGTTTTCAGAAGTGCTGTGAGCTCCATGAGGGAAATAGGTGAGAGGAGGGGAGGCAGGAGTAAAGTGTAGTATTGTAGTAAAACTTCatgctttcattttcagcagaCTAGATTATTGTAACAGTGTCTTCACAGATCTTAACAAAAAATCAGGCAGCTGCAGCTGGAGCTGGTCCAGATTGCTGCTGCCAGAGTCCTGGCTAAAACCAGGAAACTGGACCACATCACACCAGTCCTCAGATCACTACACTGGCTTCGCGTGAGTCAAAGGATACATTTCACAAATCTTAGTCTTGGTCTACAAAGCACTGAATGGTCTTGGACCAAAATACATCCTAGACTTCTTGGTTCCCTATGAAGCATCCAGAGCTCTAAGATCATGAGGAAcaggtttactgtgtgtttcccATGTGCAGAactctgctcctcacctgtggaacaaacaCCTGGTGTCTGCTCATTTAAGTCAGGCCTGAAAACAGTATTCAttactgcagctttttcttaaattcttaaataatcatcttagttgtcaattttttttttttttaaatgcactttttattcaGCAAATCACACTTAAATCTCAGAGGATGTGAATGactattttcatttgaatgtctTGGTTTTATTATAATTCATGTCATTTCAGTGTCTAGCTTTTACTTtgattaatgtcattttaatgtctcgcttttattctgtgattttcttAATGTACTTCGATGCCcgtgtaaagcactttgagtcgCCCTGTGTGAGAACAGTGCTATACAAACAGACTTGCCCTGTAAGAGACCAGATCAGAGAGAGGTGAGCGGAGGGAAGGTTGACTTATGTACAACTAAAACATTAAGGCCAGAATTGATCATGTGAGAGGAGCTGAAAAGGGAAGTGTTGAAACAATGCCTCTAGTTTGCAACCGAGGAAACAGagttataaataaatacgttaataataaatatataaatacaatcaaTATACCAATAAattccagaaaaaaaagcagggcAAAAGGATATAATGAGTTGAACTAaatatttgattataaaaaataaatgataaaatatgaatgAGGTAGTGATTGTGAACAGGCTGAAATATTAATTAAGTGAAAAATACATAGGAATTAATAGTCAAACTAAAAAGGTAGGAACTGAATTAACTGTGACTTTTTCTGTGGAATTGCTTTCTTGTGCTCCTCTATTCAGCCCATGGCTAAGAGGAAAGGAATTAGGCTTACAACCAGAGGGTCAGCAGTTCAAATCCTGGGATTTGAgctgcccctgagcaaggtacccaatccccactgCTCCTggcactactggtgtgtaaagaaaaaaggatgggttaagtgcagaggtcaaattcactatcactaatttggtgtttgtgcaaaaataactcatttaaaTTCTTTTCCTGTTTCAGTGTTTGCGTCAGCAAGATAAATATCATGTTTACCAAAAACTTACTTACAATATCTGGGCATGGCATCTTCAGTGAACAGTTTAAAATCTGCTGTTGGAATTAACTTCATTATTTACACATCCAATGTAACTTTGATTTCAACCCATTCACAGACGTGGTATGAACCTGATAAATGCAGGTAGAGGGAGTACAACGTCATTTTTATAGAggtactttttaaaataaaaaacatttgaatgaaaatgaaatgaaaaacattcgATTAGGTATCAATCGGTTGATGTTCTTTggattttaatgtcattgtttaaaaaagatGTCATCGCCATGACTTCTTAAGTTTCCATTGCTACAAACATTCATggaaaataatacacacacagaaacccaGAGAAGTGGTTCTGTTTTGAAACAAACCAGCTTCATTACATCATTACAAACCTGGCAGCATAAGCagttttttcatcttttcatcatATGAATGAGATAAGCTATACAGTTTCCTTCCATGCTCTGATTACCACATATTTACCCAATCAACATTGAACTATTGATGGGTATTTTTTCTGTCACATAATTGACTTTCCCCAAAGAAACATCTCCTTTAATATTCTGCAAGTCTAAGCCCAGAAGGTggcaatgtttttctttctctgtgacgcataaacagacacaaaagaGAAGCTAATTCATTGATTTGCGGGGTATTTTTGTGAATCTCTTGAAGCGTACTCAGTCTTTAGTGCGACCCGAGAACAATGCGACTGTGATCCACCTCGCCTTGGCATGACACAAACATCATCTAAGTTATTCACAGAGAACGGTTCAAAAGGTTTCTCTGTGGCACTGAGGAGATGAAAGTGGGGGCACGTGGGGACTAGACGCTACCCGACAATCACCTGTTAAACCCCCTTCATTTGTGTAACACTGAACATCACTCATACACCGCTTAGATACTTTCATAAATGTTTTCCGCAGCTGAAGTGTTGAGACGTTGAAGTTTGGCCACCGGGTGAAAACTTCTCCCTGTTGAGAAGAAATGCAAACAGTCTCAGACTTAAGGAGGAAGGTCCGCACTCGCAGTGATGTTATGTAGACACCCACCTTAAATGTGTCGCATTAATCTGAATGACCTATGAGTCACATTCAACACTTACGAAAAATAAAGGCGAGGATTATGATGATGGTTGAGAAGAAAATAGCTCCCATCCTGGCAACGTTCCCCACTTCCAGGGAGGCTTTGAATTTCTCCTGTAATATAAATTCACATGGGACCGTTTCAGATATAATTGACACACGATATATGTGGCATAAACGCACAATGACTGCATGTTGTGCTCCATGTTCTCATTTCCATTTTAGTcttcaataaaaacagatttttatcaTATAATTGGGATAAGGTATCATCACGTTATTAAAAGGAACACTAATGAAGTAATAATACAAAACCCGAGTGTGTCCAACAACGGCCGCTGTTGCATCACCAACATTCACTGGGGCAGATGTTGTCTCCATTTCTGTTGGGGGTTAATACCATCAGTCACTTTTGCAGTGCATTTTAGGTTTTATCCCTGAATACATAACAGTGCCAATGACgcacaaaacattcacatttgcaAACACCTCCcactttttttaacaagttgactttatttattcacaccTGATTGCTCGTCATGTCTCACAGTGGTGCCAGGTGTCCAGTCCTGGGTAACAGGTTGTTCCACAGAagctgaataaatgaatgaataaataaaaaaaacatcatgaagTTTATAAACAGGATGATCAATTTACCGGAAATGAGGACCAGCATGAGAATCACCTTCCACCATGACCAGGAGTGTGTTGACTTTGTAGTCATTGAACCACCCTGGGATCTGGACCCTGCAGCCATACACTCCACCGTCGCTCCACCGAGCGTCGAGGATGGTCAGGGACACGTCTCCATCTGTCAAACTGCCCTGCAGCTGGTACCTGGACGACCGTCTGGACTGTATGGCCCCGTCCTCGGAGGAGAGGACAGTGTCGGCGCATTTGAACCTGGGCACCTTCCCTCGTCCCCAGCAGAAACTTAGAACGCCATGAGTGCGGGAGTCATACCTACAAGGCAGTGTGACGTTGTGCCCAGTGAGGCCAATAACATCATCCAAGGATTCTGGGGACACTGCGGAGAGCAACAATGGGTCAAACAGGATGATATGAAGCAGAAGGCAATTGGAATTGTGAAACGTGTTGTCCACCACAGcacccacacacagatttaCCCACACAACTGCACAATACCAGAGaacagaaaaggacaaaaatatTGACCTACCTTGGGTAAGAATAGgcaagagaaagaaacaaagaccaCGCATCATGTGTGGATGCTATTGTATAACGATCTCTCGAACTAAGGAAGAAATGAATTCTTCTCTCTTCCCACTCTCGTCGATGATGGTTTCATGTTCTTAAGTTTCGACTGCACACAATCAGGAAGGAAATGACTGCAGGCTTTGGGCACATTTATGTCTGTAGTTCCTCTGATGTTTTGTGAGTGCACTGAGATAATGATCCGTCTCATGAGCTCTGATAAACTAAAGAGCTTCCGTCACTGCACAtgcaaaaaaagatgaaacaccTAATTtctatacagtatttgtgttaTTCTTTGgcatttgaatttattttaattgctcGAATTGCAGTTTTCCACTGGGcacattaaacttttttttatcatcacctGGAATCACACCAACAGTGATGGAGTGACAACAGTGCAAGCACGTTGGAGGATTTTGTTATTTATGCTGTGACTTAGAAAAGTCCACCACATGTCGCTGATGGcatctcttttattttaatgtacagTGTCCTGAAAGATCTTTCAGGTTCTTATTATTTGACCATTTCTCTATACTCAGATAGTAGTAATTTTACCATTATTTCCTTGTTTATATATTTGGAAAATGTGCAACATAGTGCTCATTTATTTAAGTATCTACATCTTAAATCAACACCCTGTGAAACATCTAtgaaaactaaattaaagttCTGGTGAGTCACATTTAGgagattttattgatttatttaatatactACTACTGTATAATCAGTTCAAAATATATATCGTGTGTAGCCTTTGAAGAAACCTTTTATGATTGCTTTAGGTAAGGAAATCAGAGCGCTGAAGATGGTTTGCAGGGTGACGTTTGCCAATGTCTGGTCAAACCAGGACCAACCAGAAAAAGAGAAGTGATACTAAGGAGATCAGTCTGTGTCATTTTTAGAAGTTGTGGAGGAGGTTTGCTTTTGCTGACTGGTCAgctttatttcttaaaaaaaccctgaccCATAGCACAAACAGGCTGAGCTTGAGGTTATACACATAGAACTATGTGATCTCAAAGACGCTCAGCCCTATAAACTCAGGTCTATCAAGTGGCAACGAGGTCATGTTAAAATAAAGGCTCCACATGGATGACTGCCATCCTGTATGCAACAAAGTCCAATCCACCTGAGAACGCCCTTTGAAACTCGGACGAGACAGAGCAAGTACAGTCAGCCACGCAGGGTAGGTGTCCAAATGGACACTGTCGGTGCCTAGAGTGGTTAGTTTGTCGCTTACTTTCCACTCATTGGCGATGACGAGGTCTCAGCAATTAGTCGcacatctgtttttttgacagtcaTTGTCAATAAACTGTTCCGTGACACGCAGGTAACTTTTGTTGTATCGATGGTTCCGTCGCTCAGCTTCTTCAAATGAAACCATCCGCCCAACAATcccctcacctctctccatcgTCCACAGCTACTATCCCTGTCTCTCTTACAGCATCGGACTGACTGCAGGCAAGTGACTGTTTCACAgctttcatgtcagaggtcagcgcCCACtacaagtaaacaaacttgcGTGAAATTATTTTATCGCGGTTTAATCTCGGCTGCATCAATCGTGATAAACGCGGTCACTTTGACAGCCCTGAAAATAAGTGATGAATGGTGGGCGCACGAACGCCAGTGCATGCTGCATATCCGCGTCATTCTTTGTCAATGTGAGGTTTCCTAAAGTGATCCATCACAACAGGAGgatgacagaaaataatgatTTACAATATTGCTGACTGTGGCGCATCCACGGTAACATTCGGGGCAAACACTGCGCCTCTGTCCATCAAATGACCTTTATTCACTGAATGTGCTGAACTAATGGGATTGGAAACCATCAGGCGGAGAAAAcatgcaacagcagcattgtTGAAGATGCCTCTGTCATCTCATGCCCACTTGAGCACATTAAAGACACACTGTAGTGCATGCAACACTGGTTGTACAAGGACATGGTTGAATAAACATAGAAGACCTGTGTTACATATTATTAGGTAAATATTATGACTTCATACAATAGAGAGTGACAATTTGGACTGAAAGATATTTGTGTAAGTGCTGCAAACTTTAACACCACAgtatgtattcattcattcaacaccTGATGTCCTTCTGATAACCTTGTGGCTACAGTGTTGAACAAATATCCTGGTTTGACAGCTTTTTTGTGACAGCAGACGACCTCGGGGAcggcttgttgttgttttttccctcctccttgGCAATATTCTCGGTTAGATAAGGTGAAAAGACCACAATGATCATTACCAGGCGCCTATGAAGTGAATACTACAGGGCTGACGTTTGCAGtcatcactgtgacactgtgctGATTTACAACTCAGTCATTTTAGGGTGGGGTTATAGTTAAAGGATTAGTCAACAAAACATCCAGGTGTAAGAAAAGAGGACATTATTTCTCTATCATTTCCaactaaaaaacattttttagttaGGATGATGTTAACCTTTAGTattaaaagagccatttttgtcccTTCTCCACCCAATTCAATGTAATCTGGAGCTGCAAAACACGTATAAAGTTATATATCGTATATAGATAGActacaggggtgtcaaacatacggcccagaACCGGCCCATCCCAGGGTTCAATCCAGCCCACAGAATGAATTTGGGAATTTAATAATATGGTATACTTTTCAGTTCAAGATAACTTATGTTATAAGTTgttatgcacatgtgtaaatggtaaacttcagcataatattgttgaaattgcactcaTTGCTCTCCGGTTGTTCATCGTATGCtctgtaaaaagatacttcattaaatgtaaaacaaagggaaacatttagagatcttgttgtttattttattatgctattatttcactGCTCCggtttgaaaaatgaattattatatactatctgtatttatatatataaaaaaaacagagtttgttgcatttatgaagtCTAAAAAGTAGTAAAAGAAAACcgttttcacatttcattactgtttttacattattgtaccgataaatattgaaaaattaCATGCATGAGAAAAACTGCTGGCATAACTATGTGGATGCAAAGATTGACAGGACTCTTAATGTTTACTTCTTCATATACAAATGACTTCATTTAAGTGCTAATAATGTCTctccacatttcaaacacaagtttgtcGGGTTCTGGGACGTTTTCGACATCGTATTTGACGTAGACACAGGATGTGACGCATATTTTAGTGGACATTTATCACCTTGATCTCTAAAAAATAACAAGTGTTCACTTTGACGCCATAGGATTTTTGCAAACAACTGTTACCCAGTAGAGTTAAAGATAAGGAAGGCAGTCTCCAACCCATAACATTATCATTAAAGTCAAATCAAAACCATAACTGTTTTACAGGCAATGATTAATTATGTCATCAGTGTCATTTCTGGGGTTgaacaaacaacacttttcacataTAATTTGGTGTTGAATTTGGAGACTTGTTGGCCATCGTTGATGTGCGCCttccacacgcacacagcaaCAACTGTGATCTGTAACCATGGTGCTTCTGATGCAATCAGAGTTCGACGTCCTCTACGGACACCATCACACGTCAGACTTTGTGTTCAACGCGACCCGCACTCTCTCTCATATTCACTGAATCAACATCATTTTGGCAACTGGACAGAACATGTTGTGTAATGCGTCAAAATGAGTATTCCCACCATCGCTTGAATCACACCGTAAGTTTATTAGGGTGAAcagattttaaattaaagctcGACAAGGCCTGCCAACTTGTCAATTATTGATCTGCAGTAACCCAATAAAGTAAGTATAAATCCAGCATTAAAATCTCTCAAAGTTGTAATTGATCCATGtaatttgtgatgttttgttttttggaaataATTAACATATTGGTgagaataaaaaatgtaaataggtAGGTTTCTTTGTCTACTCTGAgtcagtttctttctttcaatctATTTATTCCTTGTTtcctatgaaaaaaaaaggcacatgcCCTAATCAGTAAGCACATGTCCGTGTGTGCACAGTTTTAAATTTATAGCCACCAGTCTCGGCGACTGTGGAGCCCCGGCCCTTTTCCCACTTCTTAATTCCCACCGTTGTCCCTCCTGGGAGTGTGTCTCCAtgtctccctcttctctcctaTTAATATCCCACCAGGGAGAGCAGAGCTCGTGGGGAGTTTGGGAGCGGAAACGCCTCCAAGTACTCCTGGAAGACACAGAGCTGGATGAGGGAAATGAGACGACAAAGGGACCGAGATTAAGAGGAGAGAACAGTGATCAGAATGTGTACAAGACAGCATACGTGGGGAGAGGAAATATGCATGAGTTACAACGAGGGAGAAACTGGACAAGAGATGTGGTTTGCATAGAAATACACCTTACACTCACTTGTACAGTTGCCTGATTGCTTTTCAGTCAAGTAATTATTCAGAGAATCTTGCAGAATCAAGCATATTGGAACACTTCCATGAGTCCCGTCGATGCTGCGTCATTATGAAAGATGCAAAAGTCGCATGATTGTTTTCCCACAAAACGTCGTGTCTGTGGATTAGTAACTTTCCACTTGGCAGTGTTCATGGTCCATCTTTGCTGCACACTTCACAGCTGTCTACAAAGCAGGCATGAAAAAGGTGGGATGCCGACAGAGAGAGTCCATGCCCACACAGAGTGAGGCCGAGAGGCACTGCACCATATGAAGATACTGAGCCAACAGGGTTCTCATGACTTCAGTCTTCTTGGGTGCAATAGAAGgggaaaaatgtgcaaacatAAACATGCTCTTAAAGGAAAGATGATTGGGGATGTACAGAAGAGAAGAAGCTCTTCTGACCCGGGGCTGATCCAGATCCAACTCTTTCTCTCCGCTGGGAAACAAAGtcctcttttcatttctcaCATGGCCTGGCCACCCCAGGACTGGGAGATGCTGAGAAAACCTTGCCAGGACATGAGCAGAAGACCAGTATGGGAAATATTATCCCCTGGTGGAAGTCATCTAAATGCTTGtacttttcactttttacaGGTTAG contains these protein-coding regions:
- the LOC122778878 gene encoding T-cell immunoglobulin and mucin domain-containing protein 4-like isoform X2; the encoded protein is MSPESLDDVIGLTGHNVTLPCRYDSRTHGVLSFCWGRGKVPRFKCADTVLSSEDGAIQSRRSSRYQLQGSLTDGDVSLTILDARWSDGGVYGCRVQIPGWFNDYKVNTLLVMVEASVEQPVTQDWTPGTTVRHDEQSEMETTSAPVNVGDATAAVVGHTREKFKASLEVGNVARMGAIFFSTIIIILAFIFRRSFHPVAKLQRLNTSAAENIYESI
- the LOC122778878 gene encoding T-cell immunoglobulin and mucin domain-containing protein 4-like isoform X1 translates to MMRGLCFFLLPILTQVSPESLDDVIGLTGHNVTLPCRYDSRTHGVLSFCWGRGKVPRFKCADTVLSSEDGAIQSRRSSRYQLQGSLTDGDVSLTILDARWSDGGVYGCRVQIPGWFNDYKVNTLLVMVEASVEQPVTQDWTPGTTVRHDEQSEMETTSAPVNVGDATAAVVGHTREKFKASLEVGNVARMGAIFFSTIIIILAFIFRRSFHPVAKLQRLNTSAAENIYESI